A region of the Amycolatopsis sp. cg13 genome:
GACGATCAGCGGGATGCCCAGCTCCCGGGTCAGCTCGCGCACCCGGTGCACGAAATCCGCCCGCGCCGGGACCACGCCGCCCTCGCCCTGGACCAGTTCGAGCACCACCGCCGCGGGCAGCGGGAGATCGCCGTCGGGGTCGTGCAGGGATCGTTCGAGCAGGTCCGGGCAGGTCGCCGCGCAGGTGTCCGGATCGTGCCCGGCCGGGCAGCGGGGACACGAGGAGTACGGGACGTATTGCGTGCCGGACAAGGGATTCGCGACTGGCCGCTGGTGGCCGGTCAGGCCCAGCGCGGCGTGCGCGCTGCCGTGGAACCGGCCCTGGAACGACACGACGCCGCCGCGTCCGGTCGCCGTTTTGCACAGCTTGAGCGCGGCTTCGACCGCGTTGGTCCCGGCGGGGCCGCAGAAGTGCAGCTTCATCCGCGAGCGCAGCGCCTCGGGCAGCATCGCGAGCTGGGCTTCGGAGAACTCGTCCTTGACCGGGGTCGCGAAGTCGAGCGCGTGGGTCAGCTTGCTCAGCTGCGCGGTCATGGCCGCGACCAGCTCGGGATGGTTGTGCCCGAGGGAGAGCACGCCCGCCCCGGCGAGGAAGTCGATGAAGACGTTGCCGTCGGCGTCGCGCACGAAACTGCCCGAACCCTCGGTGATCGCGATCGGCAGCCGCCGCGGGCCGCCGCGGGGGACCGGCTCGCGGCGGTCCTGCCGGGCGAGGTACTCGGCCGAACGCGGGCCGGGCAGATCGCAGTAGACGGCGGGGCCGGTGAGCGGCGCGGGGTGGTCGAGGATGGTCATCTGGCCTGTTCTCCCCTGGCAGTGGTGGTGGCGCCGCCTCGGTGCGCGGCGGCCTGGCCGGTGTCCTCGCCTCCACAATGGACAAAGACATTCGGGGCGAACCGTTCCCGCCCGGCGCTCGCGGAGAGCCGCCGGGGGAAGTTCTCCTCGATTAAACGGAGCGCACGTTCTCTCGGATGCCGCGGTATTGCGGTGCCTTCCTCGGGACAGATCCCCTCGGTGCCGGCCCGCCGATGCGTGCCGCCGACGTCGCGCGGCGCGTCCGGCGTCGAGTTCGTCATGCACTCCTCCTCTTTTTCGCAGGGGTTTCGCGGACCGCCGAAAAACGGCCGGCGAGGAAGGAAACGGTTTTTCGCGGGCAGCGGCGAGGGAGGGCCGCGCTGGGCGCAGCCCTCCCCGGTCGACCTCACTGGAATACCGCGGGGCACAGCGTAGCGCAGCCGGTTCCGCCGCACCGGCACATCGGCCGCGGGCGCGCCGGGCTCGGCTGCGGAAAGAAAAGAATCGGCCGAGATTAGGCAAGGCAATGCGCCAGGAGAGTGAATGCGGCGATTTCGCGGAGTTCGCCGCGCTGGGCTGAACGACTGAAGCGGCAACGGTGTTCGCGGTTCCGCGAAACGGAACGTGAATATTCACGCTCCGTTTCCGGCATGTGAATCGCGGGCGGAAGACCGCATGGCGGGATGTTTTCGGGACGGTTGCCGAAGGCGTTCGGGGATATGTCGGCTGGGAAAAATATCGAAGTCGCCGGTTTGTTCCTGACGTTTTCGCTGCCGGGTCCGGTCGCGGGTGCCGTTTTCCGCCGGAGGACGGACGGCCGGCCGCGTTTTCGGCGGCGGGCCCGGCGTGAGGGCGTCCGAGGTGGTCCAGACCAAGGTAGTGGTCTGGACCGCTGGTCCACTGGTTCAGACCAGCGGCGGGCGGACGGAAGGCGGAGTGCGTCCGGGGGAGCGGGCCTGGTCCGGCGGGACGCGCAGGGGGCGGGCCGGGTGCCGTAGCGCGGAGTGAACGAGGGTGACGAACCCATGTTTATCTCAAACGTCACGCTCGGTTTGACGGTGAGTGTCTTGCAGTGCTGAATGTGTGAAACTTGCCGACGTTGCCGTTCTGGGTTGGCTTGAGTGAGCGTATCAGGTGAGAATAGTTGCCGTTGAGCGGTGATTTATTAACCAAGTAGGGTGACTCGGGTGTGACGCACCGTCGTCTGACTGCTACGCGCCGAGGCGATCTGTGGCCGATCCCACTGCCTCTGTACACCTGCCGTTTCCGTTTCGTAATCTTCTCGAGCTTTTGCGGTGACCTGCGATCTACCCCGAGGATCAGCGACCCGGAGCCGCCGCGAACCGTCGCGGCTCGCTGCCTGACCCAGGCACGAGGACGGTTGTGCGGTGTGACAGCGAAGGAGCCCACCTACCGTGGGACGGCACAGCAAACCCAGCAAGACGAAGACAGTCCTCCAGCGCACCGGCGCGACCGCGGCTCTCGCGGGCGCCACCCTCGGCGGCATCGGCCTCGCCGGGGCGGGCACGGCCAACGCCTTCCCGGGGCAGGCCGGCATCGTCAAGTGCGAGAGCAGCGGCAACCCGACCGCGGTCAACAACACCGCCGCGGGCCAGCGCGCGGGCCGCCCCGCCGGCCTGTTCCAGATCGTCACGAAGACGTGGCTCGCGAACGGCGGCGGCCAGTTCGCCCCGACGGCCGACAAGGCCACGCCCGCGCAGCAGCAGATCGTCGCGGACCGGATCTACGCGAAGCAGGGTTCCGCCCCGTGGCAGTGCCGCGGCGGCTCGGGCCCGGCGGGCTACGCGAACTTCGGCGGCGACACCTCCGGCGGCTCCGCCGAGGTCGAGGCTGTTGCCGCGAAGCCGAAGGTCGAGGCCAAGGCCGAGACGAAGGTCAAGTCCGCGCCGAAGCACGCCGCGCCGACCTCGAACCCGGACGGCAGCTACACCGTGGCCGCCGGCGACACCCTCTCCGGAATCGCGAAGAACCTCAACGTGGACGGCGGCTGGCAGCACCTGCAGCAGCTGAACCAGAAGTTCATCCCGGACGCCAACCTGATCCTGGTCGGCCAGAAGATCGTCACGAAGTAACCCCGCCGAGGCCCCGGCCGGGCCCGCGCCGCTTTCCCCCGGGCGGCGCGCCCCCGGCCGGCGGCCGCCGGTGCACGCGCGCGCGAAAAGTGTGCTCGGGCACCGCCGCGCGCCCCGGCGGCCGGCGTGCGGAGCGGACGGGCCTGCTTTGTGGGAACACGGGCTTGTCTGCGCCGCACGCCTTGCCTCGTGGGCGTCATCAGTGTCGCGGCGGTGAGGTTTGAGGGTCCGGCGGCTTCGGGGCGTGCCTGCCGACGCGGTTCGTGGTGGCCCTGGCGAGCGTTTCCCTGTGCGAGTCGCACGCTCGGAATGGATGCTCCGCCGCCTTGGCGGGATGACCCCGGGGAACTAAGCCTTCGAGCCGACGCTTTCTGCCACGCACTCTGGGCGGTTCAAGGCCATGGCTGACGATATGGTGACGGCATGAGCGGTTCCGCGTCCGATCGTACGTTCCATGCGCCGGTGGACCCGGTCGTCAGCTCTCGCATGAGCAAGATCCGGAGCCGTGATACGAAACCGGAGCTTCGGCTCCGTGCTGCCCTCCATCGAAGGGGCCTGCGCTATCGCATCGGCGTTCGCCCCGTCGGGTCAGTGCGCAGGACCGCTGACATCGTCTTCGGTCCATCTCGCGTCGCCGTCATGGTGGATGGCTGCTTCTGGCACGGCTGTCCTGAGCATCATCGGCCGTCTTCCAGGAACAGCGGCTGGTGGAAAGACAAAATCGAAGGCAATATCCGCCGGGATCGCGAGACCGACAAGACGCTCGGAGAAGCCGGTTGGCTTGTTATCCGAGTCTGGGAACACGAATCCGCTCATGAGGCCGCCGAGCGCATCGCGGAAGTGGTCGGTCAACGTCGTCCGCCGCGCTGACGATCAAGCAAGGTGCGTTCACGGTTGCCTTTGGCGCAAGGTCCCTGTCGGCGCTAACTCGTTCGGCCAGAATCCGTGGTCGGCTTCAACGCGTCGGCCACCGCTTGAGCGAAAACCTTGCCCAGCAGGACTGGTACCGCGTTTCCGAGCTGACGCATCTGCTCTCCCCTCGGGCCCGACAGCTCCCACGAGTCGGGGAAGGTCATCACCCTCGCGGTTTCGCGCACTGTCATGTAGCGATGCGTGCCGTCATCGCGGAGCAGAACCGACTCGCCACCCGGAACTCCATGAACGCCAGCCTTGACCGTCTTGGCTGGGCGGTCGAGGTAGTTGGGTGTATGGCCCTTGTAGATCCGCGCGCCCGGCCATCCGACGTGGTGTGCGATACCGTCTGTCTCCTCGCCGATGATCGGTTCTGGCAAATCATCGATTGCTTGTCGCAAGGTTCGCCATGGGAGCTTTCGAAGGTCTTCGGGATCAAACTTGGTCCTTGCCCGCATTGCGAGGATGTCGGGCTTCGGCTTTTTCCCGACCGACTCCCAATAGACTCCGTCCTGTTGATCGCGGACGAGCGACGCTTCCGAATACTTCGCTTCAGGAGTCGTCCACTCGACGTTGAGGTCCTTCCTAAAAGCGACGATGATGATCCTCTGGCGGGTCTGAGGCACGCCGTAGTCGGCCGCGTTGACCGGCATTGGATACACATCGTAGTACTCGTCCGGGCTCGCGTTCTTCTTGGCGAGTTCCTTCACTAGCCGCCGGTCGTGTGCGTCCCATGACTCGCCGCCTTTGCGCTTCGCGAAAGGAGCGGCCAGTTCACGCACGATGTAGTCGAAGTATGGCTTGAACGACGGTCGCAATAAACCTCGGACGTTCTCGCAGATGATCGCCCGCGGCCGGGTCTCGCGGACGACCCGGAAGAGCTCCGGGAACATGTTTCGCTCGTCCTCGTCGCCCTTGTGCACGCCGCCCAGGCTGAACGGCTGACATGGCGGGCCGCCCGCCACGACGTCGACCTTGCCCGTCAACCTCCGGAGCGCGTCCGTGACCTCGCGGATGCGGATATCGCCCTGGATCAACGGCCAGGGATCATGTAAGGACTTCGGCAGCGGCGCGTCGGGCTCCCACTTGATGGCTTTGTTATCCAGCAGCGTCTCGCACGCGCGTGACGCGAACTCATTGCACAACAGATGTCGAAAGCCGACCTCATGCATCGCCTGCGCCAGCCCGCCGCCGCCGGTGAACAGTTCGACGCTGGTACCCACTTCGGTGACTGGACCAGCAGATACTTGACCTGCGGCGACGTCGAACAGGGCGGTCTGGGGAGCGGCCGGGGACATGTAGCGGACAGTACCCGATGCCCCCGCAAGGCAGTGCGTGGACACGCCGTCGAACGCGAGTTCGATTGGGTGCTGTCCGCGGTGGGTGCCCATCGAGTCGTCTCTCGCTCTGT
Encoded here:
- a CDS encoding DNA cytosine methyltransferase, whose protein sequence is MSPAAPQTALFDVAAGQVSAGPVTEVGTSVELFTGGGGLAQAMHEVGFRHLLCNEFASRACETLLDNKAIKWEPDAPLPKSLHDPWPLIQGDIRIREVTDALRRLTGKVDVVAGGPPCQPFSLGGVHKGDEDERNMFPELFRVVRETRPRAIICENVRGLLRPSFKPYFDYIVRELAAPFAKRKGGESWDAHDRRLVKELAKKNASPDEYYDVYPMPVNAADYGVPQTRQRIIIVAFRKDLNVEWTTPEAKYSEASLVRDQQDGVYWESVGKKPKPDILAMRARTKFDPEDLRKLPWRTLRQAIDDLPEPIIGEETDGIAHHVGWPGARIYKGHTPNYLDRPAKTVKAGVHGVPGGESVLLRDDGTHRYMTVRETARVMTFPDSWELSGPRGEQMRQLGNAVPVLLGKVFAQAVADALKPTTDSGRTS
- a CDS encoding aspartate aminotransferase family protein — its product is MTILDHPAPLTGPAVYCDLPGPRSAEYLARQDRREPVPRGGPRRLPIAITEGSGSFVRDADGNVFIDFLAGAGVLSLGHNHPELVAAMTAQLSKLTHALDFATPVKDEFSEAQLAMLPEALRSRMKLHFCGPAGTNAVEAALKLCKTATGRGGVVSFQGRFHGSAHAALGLTGHQRPVANPLSGTQYVPYSSCPRCPAGHDPDTCAATCPDLLERSLHDPDGDLPLPAAVVLELVQGEGGVVPARADFVHRVRELTRELGIPLIVDELQTGCGRTGTWFAFERYGIEPDVIVAAKALSGIGSPVSLIIYDERLDTWAPRTHTGAFRGNQLAFAAGARAIEVVNRDSVLDNVVERGYQFEELLSPLASHPWVTDVRGTGLMWGIELTDPRTGAPASELALAVQNHALRRGLILELGGRGDSVVRLLPPLNVTADVVRTAAGILLASLDTATREAR
- a CDS encoding very short patch repair endonuclease; translated protein: MSGSASDRTFHAPVDPVVSSRMSKIRSRDTKPELRLRAALHRRGLRYRIGVRPVGSVRRTADIVFGPSRVAVMVDGCFWHGCPEHHRPSSRNSGWWKDKIEGNIRRDRETDKTLGEAGWLVIRVWEHESAHEAAERIAEVVGQRRPPR
- a CDS encoding transglycosylase family protein; translated protein: MGRHSKPSKTKTVLQRTGATAALAGATLGGIGLAGAGTANAFPGQAGIVKCESSGNPTAVNNTAAGQRAGRPAGLFQIVTKTWLANGGGQFAPTADKATPAQQQIVADRIYAKQGSAPWQCRGGSGPAGYANFGGDTSGGSAEVEAVAAKPKVEAKAETKVKSAPKHAAPTSNPDGSYTVAAGDTLSGIAKNLNVDGGWQHLQQLNQKFIPDANLILVGQKIVTK